GCCAACCGTATAAAGAAAAGCGGTAAGATAGACAAAGCCATTACGCAAATAGGGCGCAAGATTATCGTTGATGCGGAACTTGCCCTTGAACTGGCAGGAAAGAAAACCGGAGGACGGAAATAACGGGTGGTATGGCTATGGACTATATGAAAGAGATTAAGGACATATCGGCAGAAGAAGCCGTAATCCTTTGGCAAGCCTCACGTTTGAGCCTGTCGAAAAGTTATGAGAAAGCACCCGAAATCCTCAAAGTGCATGGTTCTGTCATTGGGACATTGGGCAACTTCAGCGCATCCATCGGCAAAGCCAAAAGTAAAAAGACGTTCAATGTATCGGCTATCGTAGCCGCTGCATTGAAGAATGGCACTGTGTTGCGGTATGTGGCAGAGCTCTCCGACGGGAAGCGGAAAGTGCTTTATGTTGATACGGAGCAAAGCCCTTATCATTGCCTGAAAGTCATGAAACGCATTTTACGGATGGCTGGCTTGCCCGATGACAGGGACAGCGAAAACCTTGAATTTCTCGCTTTGAGGAAATACACGCCTGAACAGCGTATCAGGATTGTCGAACAGGCTATCTATAATACGCCCGACATTGGTCTTGTAATCATAGACGGCATCCGTGACATGGTATATGACATCAACAGCCCCGGCGAATCCACACGCATCATATCCAAACTGATGCAGTGGACGGACGACAGGCAGATACATATCCATACGATACTGCACCAGAACAAAGGGGATGAGAATGCGAGAGGGCATATCGGCACGGAGTTGAACAATAAGGCGGAAACCGTATTGCTGGTGGAAAAGGACAAAAGCAACGGGGATATAAGCAATGTTTCAGCCATGCACATCCGGGCAATGGATTTCGAGCCTTTTGCCTTTCGCATCAACGATAGTGCCCTGCCCGAACTCATAGATGGCTATAAACCCGAAGCGAAGAAACCGGGAAGACCGGAAGAGGAAAAGTTCGACCCTTACAGGCATATCACTGAACAGCAGCACCGTATCGCATTGGAAGCCGTTTTCGGGCTGAAAGAGGAATACGGTTACAAGGAACTGGAAGATGCCTTAATCAAAAGCTATACGTCAATAGGTGTAAAGCTGAACCATCAAAAGGCGGTACCGCTCATTACCATGCTTCGCAACAAACGGATGATAGTGCAGGAGAACGGCAGAAAATACACATTCATGCCCGACTTCCACTATTAGCCTGTTGCTTGTAATCGCTTCACTTTATTCTGTGGGTCTATATATTAAGGATAAAGCGAAGTGATGCAAGGAATGGATAAACCGCTTCACTTTATTGCCGTACTCTATATATACGACAATTTAGTGAAGTGGTTATATAGACCGTACTTCTTAAAATGGTACAGGCGAAAAGAAAAACAAATTAATTCACCAACTACTAAAACAATCATTTTATGGATATACAGACAGCCAAGCAAATCAGGATAGCAGATTATCTGCACAGTTTGGGATATTCTCCCGTCAAGCAACAGGGTATCAACTTATGGTACAAATCACCGTTAAGGGAAGAAACCGAAGCCTCGTTCAAGGTAAATACCGAGCGCAACCAATGGTATGATTTTGCACTCGGCAAGGGTGGAAATATCATCGCACTGGCGCAGGAACTTTACTGTTCCGACCATGTGCCATATCTCCTGCAAAGAATCGAAGAACAGACACCCTGTATTCGTCACGTATCTTTCTCTTTTGGCAAGCAGGCATCTTCCGAGCCAAGTTTCCAACAACTGGAGATTGTGCCACTTTCTTCTCCTGCCCTGCTCTCATATTTGCAGGAAAGGGGAATAAACACGGAACTGGCGAAAAGAGAATGTCGAGAAGCTCATTTCACCAACAACGGTAAACGGTACTTTGCCATTGCCTTTCCCAACGTATCGGGCGGATATGAAATTCGCAACCGCTATTTCAAGGGCTGCATCGCCCCAAAGGAAATCTCCCACATCAGACAGTCGGGGAAAACAAGGAATACCTGTTATATGTTCGAGGGATTCATGGACTACCTCTCCTTTCTGACATTGAGACAGGAGAGCTGCCCGAATTATCCGGAGTTGGACGGACAGGACTACATTGTATTGAACTCCGTATCGAATGTAAACAAGGCTCTCTATCCGTTGGGCAATTACGAACGCATCCACTGCTTTTTCGACAACGACCATGCAGGCATGGAAGCCCTCCAACAAATCCGCAAGGAATACGATAGGGACTTATACATCCGTGACGTTTCGCAGACCTACAGCGGATGCAAAGACTTGAACGAATACTTACAGGAACAGGCTGAAAGAAACAGGCAAGTCCAATCCGTAAAAGGGACGCACAATCGGCAACCGAAAAAGAAGAACGGCTTTCGGTTATAGCCCACTATAACTACACGCTCCGCTTTCGTAGTTGTGGGCTCTCCCGAGGGGATTAGGGCTTTGCCCTAATTACCCACTCAGGGCGTTCACCCCTGAGAACCCCGAGCAAAGAGTGACCCTCTCTTTGCAATCACCGCTTATGGGTTGTACCCCTAAGAACCCCACTGCGGAAGCGAACAAAGTAATCTAATATAAACAAAAAACTATGGCAACAAAATCAAGCATACATATCAAGCCTTGCAACATCGTATCGAGCGAGGCACACAACCGAAGGACTGCTGAGTACATGCGCAACATCGGAGAGTCCAGAATCTATGTAGTTTCCAAACTTTCCACCGATAACGAGCAGTGGGTAAATCCTGACTTCGGCACTACCGAATTGCGAACACATTACGACAACATCAAACGGATGGTCAAGGAAAAGACCGGACGTGCCATGCAGGAGAAAGAACGTGAACGCAAAGGCAAGAACGGAAAAATCATCAAGGTGGCAGGGTGTTCACCTATCCGTGAGGGGGTGTTGCTCATCAGAGCGGACACCACATTGGCAGATGTGCATAAATTTGGCGAGGAGTGCAAACAACGCTGGGGTATTACTCCGCTGCAAATCTTCCTGCACAAAGATGAAGGACATTGGCTGAGCGGACAACCCGAAGCCGAAGATAGAGAGAGTTTCCAAATTGATGGAAAGTGGTTCAAGCCGAATTATCACGCTCATATCGTTTTCGATTGGATGAACCACGATACAGGAAAGAGCTGTAAACTCAATGACGAGGATATGACCGAAATGCAGAGTTTGGCATCTGACATTCTCCTGATGGAACGTGGACAGTCGAAAGCTGTTACAGGCAAGGAACATCTGGAACGTAACGATTTCATCATAAAGAAACAGAAAGCCGAACTGCAACGTATAGAGGAAACCCAAAGGCACAAGGAGCAGCAGGTAACTCTTGCTGAGCAAGAACTCAAACAGGTAAAATCGGAAATACGCACCGACAAACTCAAAAGCGCAGCTACCGATGCAGCCACAGCCATAGCAAGCGGTGTCGGTTCTCTTTTCGGAAGCGGAAAATTGAAAGATTTGGAACAAACCAATGAGAATTTACGTCATGAAATTGCCAAGCGTGACAAGGGTATTGATGAATTAAAAGCCAAGATGCAACAAATGCAGGAACAGCACGGCAAGCAGATTCGTAACCTACAAGGAATACATAATCAAGAGCTTGAAACCAAAAACAAGGAAATATCACGATTGAACACCATTCTTGAAAAAGCGTTCAACTGGTTCCCATTACTCAAAGAGATGTTGAGAATGGAAAAACTCTGCTATGCCATCGGATTTACCAAAGATATGGTAAACAGTCTTTTGACAAAAAAGGAAGCAATCAGATGCAATGGGAAAATCTATTCCGAAGAGCATAGACGAAAGTTTGACATAAAGAACGATATTTTCAAGATTGAGAAAAGTTCGGTTGATAATAATAAATTGGTGCTTACAATAAACAGGCAACCGATAGGCGAATGGTTCAAAGAGCAATGGGAGAAACTTCGGCAAAGTTTACGACAGTCAGCGGAAGAGCCAAGAAAAAATAGAGGATTCAAGCTATAATTCCGCTCTATATAATCCAAAACATCAATAAAATAACTAATTTTGCATTCGGATAGGGGTAACTCTTTCCAAGACATAAGAAAAAAGAAGAAGCGGTATGCTTATCTTGTACTTGAAAACGTAGGAAATTTTCAATTAGGATACAAGGATGGCATAGTGGTTCTCACGCTATAGCGTGGGCTGCTATTGTTACATCTGTATCCGAGGTTTCCTACGACCTTCAAGTAAGAGTGTGGCATTGTGGTTCACGCTTCTTCGTAGTATGAACATTATATAGTCTAATTATGAGATATGTACTTGTGTTGATATTATCGTGCTTTTCCATTATTGGTTATGCTCAAAACTTTGTCATAAGTGATAATGACTCAACTATTACAACTGAATATAACGATGGGAAATTATGGGCATATCGGTATATGAATGGATATGTTGTCGGATTAACTTGTTATGAAGCAAAGGATGATTATGGTAAATATTATCAAATGCGGATATATATTAACAACCAAAACACTCAAAGTGTAACCTTTAACCCTAATGAAGTAAACGCATATCTCATAAATAAAAAAGGAGAAACTATTTCACTTGAGGTCTACACCAATGAAGAATTCCAAAAGAAAGTTAAGAGAACGCAAAATTGGGCTATGGCACTATATGGTTTTTCAGCAGGATTAAATGCAGGAAGTGCAGGGTACTCCACATCATATTCTACCACATATTCTCCCAATGGTTATGCTTATACTACAATGACCACTCATTATAACCCTAATGCAGCATATCAAGCAAATTTAGTAGCGAATGCACAAATTGCTACTTATGGAAAACTGATGGCAGACGAAAGAATTACAAAAGAACAGGGGTATTTAAAGAAAAATACAATCCACCCTAATGAGGGTATTGTTGGGTATATGAATATAAAAAGGAAGAAAGGAAATATTCTAACCATCAACATACCCATAAATGGCAATGTGTATTCTTTTGAATTGGATGTAAACAAGAAGAATAATAAATAACCGCTAATTGAGTTATAAACACCAAAAATACTATGTATATGAAAAAATTTATATTGTTTTTTGCAACATTGTTCATTAGTGTTATATCATTTGCTCAAAGCAATTCAGAACATCTGACTTTTAAGGGTGTGCCTATTGATGGAACTCTTAGTGAGTATGTTGCTAAAATGAAGAGTGCTGGATTTAAGTATTTAGGAGAACAAGACGGAACCGTCATTTTACAAGGTGATTTTGCAGGGTTTAAGAGTTGCATTGTCGGAGTTTCAACACTTAAAGCAGTAAATGTTGTTAGTACAATTGGTGTTATTTTCCCTGCATGTGAAGATTGGAGTTCACTTGAACGTGACTATGAACACCTTAAATCAATGCTCACCCAAAAATATGGCGAACCTGCCGAAGTTGTCGAGAAATTTCAAGGAAGAGTAATTCCTGATACTAACAATGAAAAATTGCATGAATTATATATGGATAGATGTACTTGGTACACTACATTTGAAACTAAAAATGGCAATATACAATTGTCTTTACAAAAGGGCGAATACAGCCAATACTTCGTTTTATTAAAGTATTATGACAAAATAAACTCTGATACCGTTCGCTCGGCAGCTATGGATGATTTGTAACCTTCAATAGATTCAATTTTATGACCGAAGAATCCATTTCAATAATAGCGATAATCATTGCATTGATATTAATTCTGTGGCTTTACATCTTTCTCCCTGCAAAAATGGCTAAGAAAAGAGGTCGTAGTGCCATTGGATGGGTTTTACTCTTTTGGATTATTTCTCCACTTTGGGGAATTATCGTTTTGCTTGTATTAGGTGACAGCAAACAGAAAATCCGTGAAGATATAATTGAGGAACTTCATCGTAATTAGTGTTAGAATTGATATATGAACCTTTTGCTTGCCATAATTGCCTGTGTCGTTGCTGCCTCTATTATTATCATAGCAACCATCCGAAAACGCCTTAAAGCAAAGTCTAACGAATTATCAGAACAGATAAAAGGGTTGTCTTCATACAGCGAACAATCGAATTATGAGCAAGCAAAAGAGAGATTGTCCGCATTGAATAACGGAATATTTATTGATATTCCTACTGACCTTAATAACGGTTTTTATGGCAAGATAATTTCTGCAACGCAGGAAAAAGATTTTATCAATTATTACAGACCACATTTTCAAGAAGCGTATTCTCTATTGAAGAAACTTGAAGCCTTTAATATCACTCCATCTGAAACTATTTCCAAATTCGTTGATGATTTTGGAGCTATCAATAAACTTGTAAAACAACATAATGAGGGCGTTATTACATTTCTGCTTGACACGCATAAAGATTTCTTCGACCATTGCCTAAAATACCCATTAGACAAGCAACAAAGACGTTCAATCGTTTCAGAAGAAGATAATTGCTTGGTTGTTAGTAGTGCAGGTAGTGGAAAGACCTCTTCTATTATTGGAAAAGTCAAATATCTAACAGAAATAAAAGGTATTGCACCTCATAGAATCTTACTAATTAGTTACACGAACAAAGCAGCAGCTGAACTTACGGAAAGAATGGCTACTGATGGTTTGAAGGGTTATACTTTTCATAAATTAGCCATTGATATTATTGGAAGAGCAACAGGCACAAAGCCATCTATTTGTGATAATACTGATTCTTTATTTGTAGATATTTATCACACTTTATTAGGGAATAAGGCTTTTAAGAATAGTGTAGTAGAATACTTTATTGATTATCAAACCAATGAAGCAGATTGGGAGCAACGCAAGAATGAAAGGCGAGAAAAGTTGTCGGAACAAAAAAATGTTCAGTTAAAAGCGATATTTCCCGATATGGACGGTCGAACCATATATGTGAGAAGTGAACAGGAGCAAAAGATATGCTTTGTTTTATCATCACTTGGAGTAAAATTCAGATATGAAGAGCCATACGAGCATCAATTAGCAGATGAAATGCACTCGCAGTATCGACCAGATTTCTCAATATATTTTAAGCAGGGAGGAATAATCAAGCGCATCTATCTTGAACATTTCGGAGTTGATGAACACGGTCTTGTGCCATCTTGGTTTGCAAAAGACAAGGGTATTACATACGAAGAAGCAAATCAAAAATATAATGATGGTATAACTTGGAAGAAAGCTGTTCACGAGAAATTTGGTACTCAACTTTTAGTAACATCAAGTGCTGATTTCCATTATTCTGATATTAGGGGTAAACTCCGTAAACTATTAGATGATGCAGGTGTACCAATTCAAGAGAAAACGGATGAAGAGTTATATGATTTGGTTTTGCCCAAAGGTAGTAAGCAGGAAAAGGCGTTTATACGACTTGTTGTTACTTTTGTAACATTGGTAAAATCAAGTTGTAAATCAGTTAAAGAGATTCTTAAACAAGCAAAGAATGTAGATGATGAGCGGAGTGTTTTTATTATCAAGAACATATTTCAACCTGTATATGAACGCTATATAAGCGCATTAAGCGATAGTAACCAAATTGATTTTACCGATGCGATTCTTCAAGCCACAGAGATATGCCGTACTTCACACCCTGTTGAGTATGATTATATCATTGTGGATGAGTTTCAGGACATATCGGTTGACCGTTACAATTTCTTAAAAGTATTGCGAGTGGGAAATCCGCCAGCAAAATTGTATTGTGTGGGCGATGACTGGCAGTCCATATATCGTTTTTCGGGAAGTGACATGGCTCTTTTTAATCAATTTCCTAAATACTTTGGAGCAACAGAGATAAATAAGATTGAAACCACATACAGATTTGGAGAGCCTTTGGTTTCGTTGTCTTCTCACTTCATACAGCGTAATAAATCTCAAATACAAAAGGATATACACTCATTCAATTCTGAAATGAAGACAGAGTTGGAGTTCTATTCTTACGATAGACGAGATTATTGCAATACGATAGGGCAGCTTGTGGCTTCTATTCCATCAGATAAATCAATATTTTTATTGGGACGTTATTCTTTTGATGATTATTACCTCTCTTTTATGTACCAATCCATTAAAGAGGGCAATAAGTTCTTTTATGTGATAGGAGAACGAAAAATCGAGTTTTTGACTGTACATAAGTCAAAAGGTCTTGAAGCTGATTATGTTATACTCTTACAATGCAATAAGGATACCTATGGCTTCCCTTCTCTTGTGAGTGACGACCCTGTGCTTAATTATGTGCTCACTAAAAGTGACCAATACCCCTATGGAGAAGAACGTAGATTGTTTTATGTGGCAATAACAAGAGCAAAGGTGAAAACACTCGTACTTTATGACAAGCGTTTTCCATCTGTATTTGTAGATGAGTTTTTGCATCCTGAAAAGGTTTCCGAAGAAAATTATCTAAAGTACCCCAACGCCAATAAAAGATGGACAAGAGGTGCAGACCAATTTCTGTTGAAACTATATAGCGAGGGTAAGAGCGTGAGGTATATTGCCACTAAAATGGGTAGAAGCCAAACTTCAATTGTTATGCGATTGAATAAACTTAATCAATAATACACAATCTCTAAAATAAGAATAATGCACCTCGTTAATATAATATAAAACACCCAATTTTACATTCTTGGGTGTAAAATTGGGTGCCTGTTTTGCAATTTGCTGATTTTCAGCGTTTATTGCGGAGAGACAGGGATTCGAACCCCGGGTACCTCGCAGTACAACGGTTTTCAAGACCGCCGCAATCGACCACTCTGCCACCTCTCCAAAACTCCTCTTTTAAGAAGTGCTTTTCTCTTAAAGCGATGCAAAATTACTATTCTTTTTTGATATCACAAATATTTCGGCACAAAAATATTATTTCTACGATATTTTATAAACGTAATTTATTTTACGGAGAGTCTATACTTGAAATGCTCCATATATATATTGTAAAATAACAGAAAAGCATAAAACATGCTGTCAACAAGAAATCAACTTCCTGCTGACAAGAAGTTAATTTCCTGTCAACAAACTCTTAACTTCTTGTCTACAGAAAATCATCTTCTTATAAGTATATGATAATCAGTACAAAGTTTTATAGCAACCCATTTATTTTTGTAAACATTTCCATTTTCAATCAGCAAATGATATTAGTTCCGCTATTAACCTGCCATTTACCAATAAATGAGTAAAAGAGTGCAGATAATAAGCACAAAAAAACAACCTTAACTGGTAACTCCCATACCTAACAATAGTTATTTTATGTCGTACAACATAAAAACTGACTATTCATGCAATGCTATGTGGAAAAAAGATAGTAATTTTGCAGTCCTTATTAGGATAACAACCATTACCCACTAACAAAATGAATATTATGGAATTGAACAAAACCTTTATCGACGGGCTTTGGAGCAAAGAAATCAATGTCAGTGATTTCGTGAGTAAAAACATCGCGCCTTATACTGGAGACGCTTCTTTCCTGCAAGGACCTACCGAACGTACCAAACATATTTGGGAGCTTTGCCTCAAAGCACTCGAAGAAGAAAGAGCTAACAACGGAGTACGTTCTCTCGACCCTCACACTGTATCAACTATTACTTCACATCAGGCCGGCTATATAGATAAGGAGAATGAACTTATCGTTGGTTTGCAGACAGATGAGCTATTGAAACGCGCTATCAAACCGTTTGGTGGCATCAATGTAGTAGCTAAAGCTTGCCGCGAAAACGGTGTAGAAATAGATGATAAAGTAAAGGATATCTTTACCCATTATCGCAAGACACACAATGACGGTGTATTCGACGTATATACTGAAGAGATCCGCTCATTCCGTTCATTGGGTTTCCTCACCGGACTTCCCGATAACTATGCCCGCGGACGTATCATCGGTGATTACCGTCGTCTGGCCCTTTACGGCATCGATCGCCTCATCGAAGCCAAAATGGAAGATTTACACAATCTGACCGGTCCGATGACTGATGACCGTATTCGCCTGCGTGAAGAAGTGGCCGAGCAGATCAAGGCTTTGAAAGATATTAAGATAATGGGCGAATATTACGGACTCGATCTCAGTCGTCCGGCTACTTCCGCACAGGAAGCCGTACAATGGGTGTACATGGCTTATCTGGCCGCTGTAAAAGAACAAGACGGTGCAGCCATGTCTCTGGGTAACGTTTCTTCGTTCCTCGACATCTTTATTGAATATGATCTGGCACACGGTAAAATCAATGAAACATTTGCCCAGGAGCTGATCGACCAGTTCGTTATCAAACTCCGTATGGTGCGCCATCTGCGTATGCAGTCATACAACGATATCTTTGCTGGAGACCCGACTTGGGTAACAGAAGCCATTGGCGGACGTTTCAACGACGGACGTGTGAAGGTAACGAAGACTTCCTTCCGCTTCCTGCAAACACTGTATAACCTCGGTCCTTCTCCCGAACCGAACCTGACTATACTTTGGGGACCTGAACTCCCTGAAGGCTTCAAGGAATTCTGTGCACAAGTATCCGTAGATACCAGCTCCATCCAATACGAAAATGATAACCTGATGCGCGAAGTACGTAACTGCGACGACTATGGTATCGCATGTTGTGTATCCTATCAGGCTATCGGCAAGCAGATACAGTTCTTCGGAGCCCGTGCCAACCTAGCAAAAGCCTTGTTGCTTGCCATCAACGGTGGACGTTGCGAAAACACCGGTACCGTCATGGTAAAAGGCATTCCTGTATTGACTGGCGAAACATTGAAGTTCGAGGAAGTTATGTCGAACTACAAGAAAGTGCTGACCGAAATTGCCCGTGTCTACAATGAAGCAATGAACATCATCCACTTCATGCACGATAAATATTATTACGAAAAGGCTCAGATGGCATTTATCGATACGAATCCACGAATCAATCTGGCTTATGGTGTAGCAGGTCTTTCCATTGCCATCGACTCACTGTCAGCCATCAAACATGCAAAGGTTACGGCCCGTCGCAACGATATCGGCTTGACGGAAGGTTTCGATATTGAAGGCACATTCCCATGTTTCGGAAACAATGACGACCGCGTGGACCACCTCGGTGTAGACTTGGTATATTATTTCAGCGAAGAACTGAAAAAATTGCCCGTTTACAAGAATGCTCGTCCTACCCTTTCATTGCTGACGATTACTTCTAATGTAATGTACGGTAAGAAAACAGGTGCTACTCCTGACGGACGTGCCAAGGGTGTAGCTTTCGCCCCGGGTGCCAACCCGATGCACGGACGCGATAAGAACGGTGCCATCGCATCACTGAGTTCCGTTGCCAAGTTGCGTTATCGCGACTCACAGGACGGTATTAGTAATACATTCTCTATTGTTCCGAAATCTCTCGGTCCGACACCAGAAGACCGTGTTGAAAACCTGGTAACAATGATGGACGGTTACTTTACTAAAGGTGCACACCACCTGAACGTAAACGTGCTGAACCGTGAAATGCTGGAAGATGCCATGGAGCATCCGGAGAAGTATCCGCAACTCACAATTCGTGTTTCCGGCTATGCTGTGAACTTCGTGAAGCTGAGCCGCGAGCATCAGTTAGAGGTTATTAGTCGTAGTTTCCACGAAAGAATGTAATATGATAAACGTACACTCCTACGAAAGTATGGGAACATTCGACGGGCCGGGTCTCCGGCTCGTCGTTTTCCTACAAGGCTGTCCGTTCCGCTGTTTGTATTGTGCCAACCCGGATACGATAGATGCAAAGGGGGGGACACCTACCCCACCGGAAGAAATTCTGCAAATGGCTATCAGCCAGAAAGCATTTTTCGGAAAAAAGGGTGGCATCACATTCTCGGGTGGTGAGCCTACATTACAGGCCGAAGCGCTTATACCTTTGTTCAAAGATTTGAAAGCAAACGGCATTCACATCTGCCTGGATACCAATGGTGGCATCTGGAATGAAAAAGTAGAAGAACTATTGAGCCTGACGGATTTAGTGCTGCTGGACCTCAAAGAATTCAATCCCGAACGCCATAAGAAACTAACCGGATGCAGCAATACAAAAACTTTGCATACGGCAGCTTGGCTGGAGGAACAGAACC
The nucleotide sequence above comes from Bacteroides intestinalis DSM 17393. Encoded proteins:
- a CDS encoding AAA family ATPase: MAMDYMKEIKDISAEEAVILWQASRLSLSKSYEKAPEILKVHGSVIGTLGNFSASIGKAKSKKTFNVSAIVAAALKNGTVLRYVAELSDGKRKVLYVDTEQSPYHCLKVMKRILRMAGLPDDRDSENLEFLALRKYTPEQRIRIVEQAIYNTPDIGLVIIDGIRDMVYDINSPGESTRIISKLMQWTDDRQIHIHTILHQNKGDENARGHIGTELNNKAETVLLVEKDKSNGDISNVSAMHIRAMDFEPFAFRINDSALPELIDGYKPEAKKPGRPEEEKFDPYRHITEQQHRIALEAVFGLKEEYGYKELEDALIKSYTSIGVKLNHQKAVPLITMLRNKRMIVQENGRKYTFMPDFHY
- a CDS encoding toprim domain-containing protein, encoding MDIQTAKQIRIADYLHSLGYSPVKQQGINLWYKSPLREETEASFKVNTERNQWYDFALGKGGNIIALAQELYCSDHVPYLLQRIEEQTPCIRHVSFSFGKQASSEPSFQQLEIVPLSSPALLSYLQERGINTELAKRECREAHFTNNGKRYFAIAFPNVSGGYEIRNRYFKGCIAPKEISHIRQSGKTRNTCYMFEGFMDYLSFLTLRQESCPNYPELDGQDYIVLNSVSNVNKALYPLGNYERIHCFFDNDHAGMEALQQIRKEYDRDLYIRDVSQTYSGCKDLNEYLQEQAERNRQVQSVKGTHNRQPKKKNGFRL
- a CDS encoding UvrD-helicase domain-containing protein; this encodes MNLLLAIIACVVAASIIIIATIRKRLKAKSNELSEQIKGLSSYSEQSNYEQAKERLSALNNGIFIDIPTDLNNGFYGKIISATQEKDFINYYRPHFQEAYSLLKKLEAFNITPSETISKFVDDFGAINKLVKQHNEGVITFLLDTHKDFFDHCLKYPLDKQQRRSIVSEEDNCLVVSSAGSGKTSSIIGKVKYLTEIKGIAPHRILLISYTNKAAAELTERMATDGLKGYTFHKLAIDIIGRATGTKPSICDNTDSLFVDIYHTLLGNKAFKNSVVEYFIDYQTNEADWEQRKNERREKLSEQKNVQLKAIFPDMDGRTIYVRSEQEQKICFVLSSLGVKFRYEEPYEHQLADEMHSQYRPDFSIYFKQGGIIKRIYLEHFGVDEHGLVPSWFAKDKGITYEEANQKYNDGITWKKAVHEKFGTQLLVTSSADFHYSDIRGKLRKLLDDAGVPIQEKTDEELYDLVLPKGSKQEKAFIRLVVTFVTLVKSSCKSVKEILKQAKNVDDERSVFIIKNIFQPVYERYISALSDSNQIDFTDAILQATEICRTSHPVEYDYIIVDEFQDISVDRYNFLKVLRVGNPPAKLYCVGDDWQSIYRFSGSDMALFNQFPKYFGATEINKIETTYRFGEPLVSLSSHFIQRNKSQIQKDIHSFNSEMKTELEFYSYDRRDYCNTIGQLVASIPSDKSIFLLGRYSFDDYYLSFMYQSIKEGNKFFYVIGERKIEFLTVHKSKGLEADYVILLQCNKDTYGFPSLVSDDPVLNYVLTKSDQYPYGEERRLFYVAITRAKVKTLVLYDKRFPSVFVDEFLHPEKVSEENYLKYPNANKRWTRGADQFLLKLYSEGKSVRYIATKMGRSQTSIVMRLNKLNQ
- the pflB gene encoding formate C-acetyltransferase: MELNKTFIDGLWSKEINVSDFVSKNIAPYTGDASFLQGPTERTKHIWELCLKALEEERANNGVRSLDPHTVSTITSHQAGYIDKENELIVGLQTDELLKRAIKPFGGINVVAKACRENGVEIDDKVKDIFTHYRKTHNDGVFDVYTEEIRSFRSLGFLTGLPDNYARGRIIGDYRRLALYGIDRLIEAKMEDLHNLTGPMTDDRIRLREEVAEQIKALKDIKIMGEYYGLDLSRPATSAQEAVQWVYMAYLAAVKEQDGAAMSLGNVSSFLDIFIEYDLAHGKINETFAQELIDQFVIKLRMVRHLRMQSYNDIFAGDPTWVTEAIGGRFNDGRVKVTKTSFRFLQTLYNLGPSPEPNLTILWGPELPEGFKEFCAQVSVDTSSIQYENDNLMREVRNCDDYGIACCVSYQAIGKQIQFFGARANLAKALLLAINGGRCENTGTVMVKGIPVLTGETLKFEEVMSNYKKVLTEIARVYNEAMNIIHFMHDKYYYEKAQMAFIDTNPRINLAYGVAGLSIAIDSLSAIKHAKVTARRNDIGLTEGFDIEGTFPCFGNNDDRVDHLGVDLVYYFSEELKKLPVYKNARPTLSLLTITSNVMYGKKTGATPDGRAKGVAFAPGANPMHGRDKNGAIASLSSVAKLRYRDSQDGISNTFSIVPKSLGPTPEDRVENLVTMMDGYFTKGAHHLNVNVLNREMLEDAMEHPEKYPQLTIRVSGYAVNFVKLSREHQLEVISRSFHERM
- the pflA gene encoding pyruvate formate-lyase-activating protein, with translation MINVHSYESMGTFDGPGLRLVVFLQGCPFRCLYCANPDTIDAKGGTPTPPEEILQMAISQKAFFGKKGGITFSGGEPTLQAEALIPLFKDLKANGIHICLDTNGGIWNEKVEELLSLTDLVLLDLKEFNPERHKKLTGCSNTKTLHTAAWLEEQNRPFWLRYVLVPGYSDFEEDIRSLGEHLGQYKSIQRVEILPYHRLGVHKYEAMEWDYQLKEVKENTPEQLERAEKLFKEYFETVMVN